A single window of Sparus aurata chromosome 12, fSpaAur1.1, whole genome shotgun sequence DNA harbors:
- the tmem230a gene encoding transmembrane protein 230a: MKAARSNMLGAGTSNNKVKYSRLAADDEGYIDLQFKKSPPKVPYKAIALAIFLFLIGSLLIIFGALLLSGTIKVEHPDRTIPVIIIGLLVFLPGFYHLRIAYYAAKGYRGYSYDDIPDFGD, translated from the exons ATGAAGGCAGCTAGAAGCAATATGTTGGGTGCTGGAACATCCAATAACAAGGTCAAGTATTCACGACTGGCTGCTGATGACGAGGGTTACATAGACTTACAG TTCAAGAAAAGCCCCCCAAAGGTCCCGTACAAGGCGATTGCACTGGCAATATTCCTGTTTCTGATTGGCTCCTTACTCATAATCTTCGGAGCGCTTCTTCTGTCAGGAACCATAAAGGTCGAG catCCAGACCGCACCATTCCTGTCATCATCATAGGGCTACTGGTCTTCCTTCCTGGATTTTATCATTTGAGAATCGCCTACTACGCCGCCAAGGGTTACCGGGGTTACTCCTATGATGACATCCCAGATTTCGGTGACTGA